The proteins below are encoded in one region of Lentisphaerota bacterium:
- a CDS encoding radical SAM protein translates to MMFSLARRMLVEPDARILAKFSYLFAWKGCRSMAAFQRRAARGERSPAVLFFSVTDRCNLACRGCWVTPGQPPRELAPEALHAAIGEWKRDNRSHFFGLLGGEPLLYPHLMEILASHSDCYFQVLTNGMLLDNARAAAFRRLGNVTPLISIEGDRPTSDVRRGARDVWQRGMDAIEACRRNRLIFGVATSICKNNLADLASDAFVEDMIARGAHYLWYYIYRPVGPDPAPELALDEADILTLRRFLVEARSRHPILLVDAYWDADGRAICPAAEGISHHIGPGGDIEPCPPVQFSCETLSDGNSLNALFQNSAFLEQFRKRAAAEGRGCILLANPAALSDVVSAANARDTSGRGSGRRELAAMACRPCHDLPGQEIPEKHWLYRFAKKRWFWGFGTYG, encoded by the coding sequence ATGATGTTTTCGCTCGCCAGACGGATGCTCGTCGAACCGGATGCGCGCATTCTCGCAAAGTTTTCGTATCTCTTCGCCTGGAAAGGCTGCCGCTCCATGGCCGCGTTCCAACGGCGGGCCGCGCGCGGCGAGCGATCGCCCGCCGTGCTCTTCTTCTCCGTGACCGACCGCTGCAATCTGGCCTGCAGGGGGTGTTGGGTCACGCCCGGCCAACCGCCGCGCGAACTCGCTCCCGAAGCCCTGCACGCCGCGATCGGGGAATGGAAACGCGACAACCGGTCGCATTTCTTCGGGCTGCTGGGCGGGGAACCCCTGCTCTATCCGCACCTGATGGAGATTCTCGCCAGCCACAGCGACTGCTATTTTCAAGTCCTCACCAACGGCATGCTGCTGGATAACGCCCGGGCCGCCGCCTTTCGCCGCCTGGGCAACGTGACGCCCCTCATCAGCATCGAGGGCGACCGGCCGACGAGCGACGTGCGGCGCGGCGCGCGCGATGTCTGGCAGCGCGGCATGGATGCCATCGAGGCGTGCCGTCGGAACCGGCTGATCTTTGGCGTGGCGACCAGCATCTGCAAGAACAACCTGGCCGATCTGGCGTCAGACGCGTTTGTCGAGGACATGATCGCGCGCGGCGCGCATTATCTGTGGTACTACATCTACCGTCCGGTCGGCCCCGATCCCGCGCCTGAGCTGGCGCTCGACGAGGCCGACATTCTCACGCTACGACGCTTCCTGGTCGAGGCCCGCAGCCGCCACCCCATCCTGCTGGTGGACGCCTATTGGGATGCCGATGGGCGCGCAATCTGTCCCGCCGCCGAAGGCATCAGTCACCACATCGGCCCCGGTGGCGACATCGAGCCGTGTCCACCCGTGCAGTTCAGTTGTGAGACCCTCAGCGACGGAAACAGCCTCAACGCGCTGTTTCAGAACTCAGCTTTTCTGGAGCAGTTTCGGAAGCGGGCCGCCGCCGAGGGGCGCGGGTGTATCCTGCTGGCCAATCCGGCCGCATTAAGCGACGTGGTGAGCGCGGCGAACGCCCGTGACACGAGCGGCCGAGGTTCGGGACGGCGGGAACTGGCCGCCATGGCTTGTCGGCCGTGTCATGATCTGCCCGGCCAAGAAATTCCTGAGAAGCATTGGCTGTACCGGTTCGCTAAGAAACGATGGTTCTGGGGATTTGGAACCTATGGATGA